A window of Marinobacter salarius contains these coding sequences:
- a CDS encoding ribonuclease activity regulator RraA — MTTSNQNMQISQRVIDDLRRVSTATLHTALFKRGLRNTYIQGVSLINKQKLKMVGQAFTLRYIPAREDIDTVAAFKSPEHPQRLAVETVPEGMVLVSDCRQDATAASAGSILLTRLEVRKCAGFVSDAGIRDFNDASEMNMPIFCAKPSAPTNLTKHHAVDLQVSIGCGGVMVNPGDVLVGDGDGIIVIPLEIAQEISEEALAMELFEDFVLEKVRAGSKVIGLYPPNAETLEEYNSQKA; from the coding sequence ATGACAACAAGTAACCAAAATATGCAGATAAGTCAGAGAGTTATCGATGACCTTCGTCGTGTGTCGACAGCAACGCTGCACACCGCACTCTTCAAAAGGGGCTTGCGTAACACCTATATCCAAGGTGTCAGCCTTATCAACAAGCAGAAACTAAAGATGGTCGGTCAGGCATTCACCCTGCGCTATATCCCGGCTCGTGAAGACATTGATACCGTTGCGGCGTTCAAAAGTCCTGAGCACCCTCAGCGCCTGGCCGTTGAAACCGTTCCGGAAGGCATGGTGCTGGTTTCAGACTGTCGGCAGGACGCAACAGCTGCTTCTGCCGGGAGCATTCTTCTCACTCGTCTGGAAGTTCGCAAGTGCGCAGGCTTTGTTTCCGATGCGGGCATCAGAGATTTCAATGACGCATCTGAAATGAACATGCCGATTTTTTGCGCCAAACCAAGTGCCCCAACCAACCTGACCAAGCACCACGCGGTAGACCTACAAGTATCGATCGGTTGTGGCGGTGTGATGGTTAATCCTGGCGACGTGTTGGTCGGCGATGGTGACGGCATCATCGTCATCCCTCTGGAGATTGCACAGGAAATTTCCGAAGAAGCACTAGCGATGGAGCTCTTCGAAGACTTTGTGCTGGAAAAAGTTCGGGCGGGAAGCAAAGTCATAGGTCTGTACCCTCCCAACGCAGAAACCCTGGAGGAGTACAACAGCCAAAAAGCATAG
- a CDS encoding FadR/GntR family transcriptional regulator, translating to MIQFYDFYAILLIIRAEIAKILPVIVSRTVWREWQSELLKVVFYGAYRPVLVVLTMQMQKQDISRSLSSVAYQKILVSIINGEYPANEKLPSEAKLCEKYGVSRPVLREALTRLKEDNLIVSRRGSGSFVIKRPDDTVLSFSKISSISDIQRCFEFRTNLEGSAAGLAATRRTADQLGRIVAAAEKINEANRLHAIASEEDFEFHLAIAEAANNHYYSTVMKSLRENIKEGMNITRTLSLKSSDSNRMALVQDEHNTILRHIIDGDAEKAESAMKEHLNNARIRMFEGTDN from the coding sequence GTGATACAGTTTTACGACTTTTACGCTATTTTATTGATAATACGCGCAGAAATCGCAAAGATACTGCCAGTCATTGTATCGAGGACTGTTTGGCGCGAATGGCAATCAGAGTTGCTAAAAGTTGTCTTTTACGGCGCTTATCGCCCTGTTCTGGTCGTTTTAACTATGCAGATGCAAAAACAAGATATTAGCCGGTCGCTCTCATCGGTGGCTTACCAGAAGATTCTGGTTTCCATCATCAATGGCGAATACCCGGCAAACGAGAAGCTTCCCAGTGAGGCAAAGCTGTGCGAAAAATACGGCGTTTCACGGCCCGTGTTGAGAGAAGCGTTGACTCGGCTCAAAGAAGACAATTTGATTGTCTCCCGGCGGGGGTCGGGTAGTTTTGTCATTAAGCGCCCAGATGACACCGTTCTTTCCTTCTCAAAAATATCCAGCATTTCAGATATTCAACGGTGCTTTGAATTTCGCACCAATCTCGAAGGCAGCGCAGCAGGTCTTGCCGCTACGCGACGTACGGCCGATCAGCTGGGTCGTATCGTTGCAGCAGCCGAAAAGATCAATGAAGCAAACAGGCTTCACGCCATAGCCAGCGAAGAAGATTTTGAGTTCCATCTCGCCATTGCTGAGGCCGCCAACAACCACTATTACTCGACGGTGATGAAATCACTTCGGGAAAATATTAAAGAAGGGATGAACATTACACGGACGTTGTCATTGAAATCCTCTGACAGCAATCGTATGGCGCTGGTTCAGGATGAGCACAATACGATTTTAAGACATATCATTGATGGCGATGCCGAGAAAGCAGAGTCAGCGATGAAGGAACATCTCAATAACGCGAGGATCAGAATGTTCGAAGGAACTGACAACTGA
- a CDS encoding anti-sigma factor domain-containing protein produces the protein MKKTPERIEALAAEYVLGSLHGSARRRFERWMMESVRVRQEVWFWEEKLGHLGARIEEEQPPASVWAGIERRLWPRDDKPGSAVAANDASGRWFWPGWSMLATAAALVLAVVLVQQPEPEVDDRLSGAIVQADVSDPLWLVSESSLDRQLKLRPVAATAAQQGKDYELWIVPADGQPLSLGVIPVGGTYQVTLDDEARALLSNSRTLAISLEPVGGSPTGQPTGPILHVAKLYEL, from the coding sequence ATGAAAAAGACACCGGAAAGAATAGAAGCATTGGCAGCGGAATACGTGCTTGGCTCGCTTCATGGGTCAGCCCGCCGGCGTTTCGAACGCTGGATGATGGAGTCGGTTCGAGTCCGTCAGGAAGTCTGGTTCTGGGAAGAAAAGCTGGGACACCTGGGGGCACGCATTGAGGAAGAACAGCCTCCCGCGTCGGTCTGGGCTGGCATCGAACGCCGGCTTTGGCCCCGGGACGATAAACCCGGGTCGGCAGTTGCGGCCAATGATGCGTCCGGCCGTTGGTTCTGGCCTGGCTGGAGCATGCTGGCAACGGCTGCGGCGCTGGTGCTGGCCGTTGTCCTGGTGCAACAGCCAGAACCAGAGGTGGATGACCGTCTTTCAGGCGCCATCGTACAGGCGGACGTGAGCGATCCCCTATGGTTGGTCAGTGAGTCATCGCTCGACAGGCAATTGAAACTGCGTCCCGTTGCCGCGACGGCGGCCCAGCAGGGCAAGGATTACGAATTGTGGATCGTGCCGGCGGATGGCCAGCCCCTGTCGCTCGGGGTTATTCCGGTGGGTGGAACCTATCAGGTAACTCTGGATGATGAGGCGCGTGCGCTTCTCAGCAATAGCCGAACACTGGCGATCAGCCTGGAGCCGGTGGGAGGCTCTCCCACCGGCCAGCCGACCGGGCCGATCCTGCACGTTGCGAAACTCTACGAGCTTTGA
- a CDS encoding sigma-70 family RNA polymerase sigma factor: MVTSNSEQDDLMGLLIAVSREDRLAFQRLYEKISGRMFGLCLKLASQRDLAEEAVQDAFVQIWHHAGEYHSERGAPLSWMLTIARYRTLDLMRNRKSRPTSGDAHLERVADERDGPLDESLRVAGSAELRGCLDELSETQRDSILLSYYRGFTHDELSEALSSPIGTVKSWIRRGLMALKRCLER; the protein is encoded by the coding sequence ATGGTAACCAGCAACTCTGAACAGGATGATCTGATGGGACTGCTGATCGCAGTGTCCCGGGAAGACCGACTGGCCTTTCAGCGGCTGTATGAAAAAATTTCCGGCAGGATGTTCGGGCTTTGCCTGAAACTGGCCAGTCAGCGAGATCTGGCAGAAGAGGCCGTTCAGGATGCCTTTGTGCAGATATGGCACCACGCCGGTGAATATCACAGTGAGCGTGGTGCTCCCCTGAGCTGGATGCTGACGATTGCCCGTTATCGCACACTCGACCTTATGAGGAACCGGAAATCACGGCCGACGTCCGGCGATGCCCATCTTGAGCGTGTTGCTGATGAACGTGACGGCCCGCTGGACGAATCACTTCGCGTCGCGGGCAGCGCGGAGCTTCGCGGGTGCCTGGATGAACTCTCAGAAACGCAGCGGGACAGTATCCTGTTGTCCTATTATCGGGGGTTTACCCACGATGAGCTCTCCGAGGCCTTGAGTTCACCCATTGGAACTGTGAAAAGCTGGATTCGGCGCGGATTAATGGCTCTGAAGAGGTGTCTGGAACGATGA
- a CDS encoding PLP-dependent cysteine synthase family protein, giving the protein MLHRTQWVSDAIARIDADFNRSADTHLIKLDLPGLRDVDIYLKDESTHPTGSLKHRLARSLFLFGLCNGWITPGTPIIEASSGSTAVSEAYFAKLLGLRFIAVMPRTTLAQKIAKIEFYGGECHLVENGSEIYAESQHLARELGGHYMDQFTYAERATDWRGNNNIAESIFEQLRREPHPIPRWIVVSAGTGGTSSTIGRYIRYGGHLARGCELCVADPENSVFYDAFASGRSDIVGQCGSRIEGIGRPRVEPSFSPTVIERMIRVPDAASFAALRYLERHLGRRCGGSTGTNLIATLSLASEMQSAGEGGSVVTLLCDGGDRYTDTYFNPGWLANQGLELTKWEKALDDFDQSGVFEPDLMTCMHPDGHSERKVD; this is encoded by the coding sequence ATGCTCCATCGCACCCAATGGGTTTCCGACGCCATTGCCCGCATTGATGCGGATTTCAATCGTTCTGCAGACACCCATCTGATCAAGCTGGACCTGCCGGGCCTGCGTGACGTTGATATCTATCTCAAGGATGAGTCGACCCACCCGACCGGCAGCCTCAAACATCGGCTGGCACGCTCACTGTTTCTGTTCGGGCTCTGTAATGGCTGGATTACGCCAGGCACCCCGATCATCGAGGCCTCGAGTGGATCGACAGCGGTCTCCGAGGCCTATTTTGCCAAGCTCCTCGGGCTGCGGTTTATCGCAGTCATGCCCCGAACGACGTTGGCACAGAAAATTGCCAAAATCGAGTTCTATGGGGGCGAGTGTCACCTGGTGGAGAACGGCAGTGAGATCTACGCTGAATCTCAGCATCTGGCCCGTGAGCTCGGTGGTCACTACATGGATCAGTTCACCTACGCTGAGAGGGCGACAGACTGGCGGGGTAACAACAACATTGCCGAAAGCATTTTCGAGCAGTTGCGACGGGAACCGCACCCCATACCGCGCTGGATTGTTGTCAGCGCGGGCACCGGTGGCACGTCGTCAACCATTGGGCGCTACATCCGCTACGGCGGCCATCTTGCCCGGGGCTGTGAGCTGTGTGTGGCGGACCCGGAAAACTCGGTGTTCTATGACGCCTTCGCTAGCGGGCGGTCTGATATTGTCGGCCAGTGCGGTTCGCGCATTGAGGGTATTGGCCGCCCCAGGGTTGAGCCCTCTTTCAGCCCGACGGTGATTGAGCGCATGATTCGCGTACCTGATGCGGCCAGTTTTGCCGCGCTCCGGTATCTGGAACGTCATCTTGGCCGGCGTTGTGGCGGCTCTACCGGTACCAATCTGATTGCCACACTGAGCCTCGCCAGTGAGATGCAAAGCGCCGGAGAGGGCGGGTCGGTTGTCACGCTTCTGTGCGATGGTGGCGACCGTTACACCGACACCTATTTCAATCCCGGGTGGCTTGCCAACCAGGGCCTGGAGTTAACCAAGTGGGAAAAAGCGCTGGACGATTTTGACCAAAGCGGCGTGTTTGAACCCGATCTGATGACCTGCATGCATCCTGATGGGCATTCTGAACGTAAGGTCGACTAA
- a CDS encoding DUF4331 domain-containing protein, translated as MNTLLKRSGLAIAVAGLCISAGAANASSHREAPFITEVPKVDGTDFYMFRSYETGRADFVTLIANYLPLQDAYGGPNYFDLDEDAVYEIHIDNSGNAQENLTFRFEFSDNLNDIQLPVGPDGDQQMVSVPLKNIGDASDGDNVQVSQEYTVSVIRGDRRTGTVETATNVTDGTATFDKPLDNIGEKSFPGGYQAYANQHIFEIGIPGCATNGQVFVGQRKEAFAVNLGEIFDLVNTNPLGPRDGEGAGDLADKNVTSFALEVPTECLTGTAVTGMDQPVIGGWTTASVRQARVINPQPTVDGKGATVEGGAWTQVSRLGMPLVNEVVIGLKDKDRFNASEPMNDGQFATYVTHPTLPELLEILFSSAGAEAPNNFPRTDLVTAFLTGVPDVNMPVGVQTSEMLRLNPEIAATPAASQNDLGVLGGDNAGFPNGRRPVDDTVDIALRVVMGALTTDAPNKDAPFTDGVQLDPAELQEVFPYLATPLAGSPNS; from the coding sequence ATGAATACTTTACTAAAACGCTCCGGCCTCGCCATTGCGGTTGCCGGACTCTGTATCAGTGCCGGCGCAGCAAACGCCTCAAGCCACCGCGAAGCACCCTTTATCACTGAAGTACCCAAGGTGGACGGGACCGATTTCTACATGTTCCGCAGTTACGAGACGGGACGTGCGGATTTCGTCACCCTGATCGCGAATTACCTGCCACTGCAGGATGCGTATGGCGGTCCCAATTACTTCGATCTGGATGAAGACGCGGTTTATGAAATCCACATCGACAACAGCGGCAACGCACAGGAAAACCTCACGTTCCGCTTTGAGTTCTCGGACAACCTGAACGATATTCAATTGCCGGTCGGCCCAGACGGTGACCAGCAGATGGTTTCCGTACCGCTCAAGAACATCGGCGATGCCAGCGACGGCGACAACGTTCAGGTCAGCCAGGAATACACGGTGTCCGTAATTCGCGGTGATCGCCGTACCGGTACCGTTGAAACCGCCACCAACGTCACGGATGGCACCGCCACCTTCGATAAGCCCCTGGACAACATTGGCGAAAAATCGTTTCCCGGCGGATACCAAGCTTACGCCAACCAGCACATCTTCGAGATTGGCATTCCAGGCTGCGCCACCAACGGGCAGGTCTTCGTGGGTCAACGCAAGGAAGCTTTCGCGGTCAACCTTGGCGAGATCTTCGACCTGGTCAACACCAACCCGCTCGGCCCACGTGACGGCGAAGGTGCCGGTGATCTTGCAGACAAGAACGTGACCTCCTTCGCCCTGGAAGTACCGACCGAGTGCCTGACCGGCACCGCAGTCACCGGAATGGATCAGCCCGTCATCGGCGGCTGGACGACCGCCAGCGTTCGCCAGGCCCGAGTCATCAATCCGCAACCGACCGTTGATGGCAAAGGTGCAACCGTTGAAGGCGGCGCATGGACCCAGGTATCACGTCTCGGTATGCCGCTGGTAAACGAAGTCGTGATCGGCCTGAAAGACAAGGACCGGTTCAACGCCAGCGAGCCCATGAACGATGGCCAGTTCGCTACCTACGTGACTCATCCGACCCTGCCCGAACTGCTGGAAATATTGTTCAGCAGCGCAGGCGCTGAGGCACCGAATAACTTCCCGCGGACCGATCTGGTAACAGCGTTCCTGACCGGCGTACCCGATGTAAACATGCCGGTAGGCGTGCAAACGTCAGAAATGCTGCGACTGAACCCGGAAATCGCAGCCACACCTGCAGCCTCGCAAAATGACCTGGGTGTTCTCGGTGGTGACAACGCCGGCTTCCCGAATGGCCGTCGCCCGGTGGATGACACCGTGGATATTGCCCTGCGTGTAGTCATGGGCGCATTGACCACTGATGCCCCGAACAAGGACGCCCCGTTTACCGACGGTGTGCAACTTGACCCAGCTGAGCTCCAGGAAGTGTTCCCATATCTGGCAACTCCGCTGGCCGGCTCACCCAACTCATAA
- a CDS encoding HupE/UreJ family protein, with product MREMKQWGSLVVSMVLLALISGTAWAHKASDSFIYLNQDRGEIRIDVALRDLAVALPLDRNGDRQLSGAELRAGRDQITRWVEQGVTLSSTQADCRLTGQQWGLSRHSDGPYAAGLYTISCPDGAAPDTLTYNLLFSQDPLHRGLISLESDGTSTLGVVGPDSRQLALSAGDAPGSLQLFGTFLYEGVIHLLIGLDHILFLLVLMLPATLRKNDGSPPVGLKQRLWELTGIVTAFTAAHSVTLALAALGVVRLPIAWVETIIALSIAVAAMNVMWPILGRKTWKLAFGFGLIHGFGFASVLGDLTSGVSQTVLALAGFNIGVELGQLGLLVIAFPLLYLWGKTHLYGRAVVPLTLIAVGAISLYWVAERAMAI from the coding sequence ATGAGGGAGATGAAACAATGGGGTAGCCTTGTGGTATCCATGGTTCTGCTGGCCCTGATCTCCGGAACAGCATGGGCCCACAAAGCCAGCGACAGCTTTATCTACCTGAATCAGGACCGGGGCGAAATACGCATAGACGTGGCGCTCAGAGATCTTGCAGTGGCTTTGCCGCTGGATCGGAACGGGGATCGCCAGCTCAGTGGGGCAGAGCTCCGTGCTGGCCGGGACCAGATTACTCGATGGGTAGAGCAGGGCGTAACCTTGTCCAGCACCCAGGCCGATTGCCGCCTGACCGGCCAGCAATGGGGGCTTTCCCGCCATAGCGACGGCCCCTATGCCGCCGGTCTCTACACCATTAGCTGCCCCGATGGCGCCGCGCCCGATACGCTGACATACAATCTTCTGTTCTCACAGGACCCGTTGCATCGCGGCCTGATAAGCCTTGAAAGCGACGGCACCAGCACGCTGGGAGTAGTAGGCCCTGACAGTCGCCAACTAGCGCTCTCCGCCGGCGACGCACCGGGAAGCCTGCAGCTGTTCGGAACCTTCCTGTACGAGGGTGTCATCCATCTGCTCATCGGTCTTGACCATATACTGTTTCTGTTAGTGCTGATGCTGCCGGCCACACTGAGGAAAAACGATGGCAGCCCGCCGGTGGGGCTGAAGCAGCGGCTATGGGAACTGACGGGGATCGTGACCGCATTCACGGCGGCCCATTCCGTAACCCTGGCGCTGGCAGCCCTTGGCGTTGTTCGTTTGCCCATCGCCTGGGTGGAGACCATCATCGCCCTGTCCATAGCGGTGGCAGCCATGAACGTGATGTGGCCGATACTGGGCAGAAAAACCTGGAAGCTGGCCTTTGGATTCGGGCTAATACACGGATTCGGGTTCGCCAGCGTTTTGGGGGATCTCACCAGTGGTGTTTCCCAGACTGTCCTGGCCCTCGCCGGCTTCAACATTGGCGTAGAACTCGGGCAGTTGGGGCTTCTGGTTATTGCCTTCCCGCTGCTTTACCTCTGGGGTAAAACACACCTCTACGGCAGGGCGGTCGTTCCGCTGACACTGATTGCAGTAGGCGCGATCAGCCTGTATTGGGTGGCCGAGAGGGCTATGGCCATCTGA